In Salvelinus sp. IW2-2015 unplaced genomic scaffold, ASM291031v2 Un_scaffold1953, whole genome shotgun sequence, the sequence TTTCAAATTGGTTCCTATTAAGCCCATATGAAAATATGCATATCTCTTTCCACGGAAGGaccactgaaaatatcagaaTATCCACACTCAAAATATCAGAATATCTCACACTCAAAATATCAGAATAGCAGAATAATCACACTCaaaatacagaatatctcacACTCAAAATAGCAGAATATCTCACACTCAAAATAGCAGAGTATCTCACACTCAAAATAGCAGAATATCCACACTCAAAATATCAGAATATCCACACTCAAAATATCAGACTATCTCACACTCAAAATATCATTATATTTCACACTCAAAATATCAGAATATCCCACACTCAAAATATCAGATATCACACTCAAAATATCATTATATTTCACACTCAAATATCATTATACACACTCAAAATATCAGAATATCTCACACTCAAAATATCATTATATTTCACACTCAAAATGTCAGAATATCTCACACTCAAAATGTCAGAATACACACtcaaaatatgaaaatatctCACACTCAAAATATCAGAATATCTCACACTCAAAATACAGAATAAACACTCAAAATATCAGAATATCCCACACTCAAAATATCAGAATATCCCAATGCGTTTTGAAAGATAAAGTGTGAGGAAATGATGTAATTCACTTGTACAGTAGCAGTGTTAGTTAAGGACCATGCATAAATAAAGGGTGATGATCTTGAGTTAAACCTGCGATTCTCCTTTTGATACGGCAGAGTACTCCCACTCAGTACAGAGGCTGGCATACTGTAAAATACTGCATGCAGTGCATGAAAGCCTGGTTTTAAATAAGTCTGTCTGACTGAAGCTTAGAGGAGAACAGTAGGTTAGCAATAACAAGAGATGAGAGGAGCTTCTAGAAGAGAACAGAGGGGCTATTTTCAATAACACTTTCACCCAGGGGAGTTCTGCAGTTTACAGAATAATTATAGTTTAGTAATAACACAGGGTTTTGTAAATCAGTTAAAGGTTATACAGCATTTTACTGTCAAATTCTCAAGAASCTATTTGTTGAATKAAATAAAGAGAATAAGTAAATAGACGTACACTGAGGAGAGGGCTGGACGGCACACTGGTGGTTACAGTTGTTGCTGAGCTTGTTGATCACTCCAGTGATGTTCTCCACCTTGCTGTCCACCATGGCCTCCACGTTCCTCATGTTGATGAGGCTTAGTTCCTCTAGACGGCCCTGCAGAGCCGTGATCTGGCCCCGTGCGTTACGCAGGCTGCTGGACATCTTGTTCATCTTCACCTGCATCCCAAACACAGAACCGCTGGTAGAGCCAGTGCCTTTGCCAGTACCAGAACCGGTGCGAGTGCCAATGCCATCCCCATCAGGTCCTGTGTTGGTTCCCCCGTCTCCTCGTTCCTCCTTACTGGTGCTAGACTGTATTTCCAGAAACCCTGGTCCCATCCCCGTACCGGGACCCCCTGCTGCCTCCCCGCTGTCCCTCTGCAGGCTCTGGTCAGCCTGCTGCCGGCACTCCAGACAGTCCCTCTTCAGCCGGTTCACCGTCTCCTTCAGGCTCTGCAGCTCCTTCATGGTCTTCTCCAGCATCCTGAACTGCTTGGGCAGCTGGATGGTCAGTGGAGGCAGGGTGATCTGGTAGGGGCAGTCGTCCTCTTCTCCACACTGGCCAGAAGGCTTCATCCTCACAGGGCAGCCCCCTGAAACCTCTCCTGTACCAGGCTTATCCTGGACCTTATCCCATCTCTGGGCTCCGTCTCCTGGGTCTGCTGCAGAGCTCCATGGGACTGCCAGCAGAAGAGTGGTGGAGGCCACAACACACAGCACGACCAGCCTCATGGTGTGTGtttgactgagtgagtgagtgagtgagtgagtgagtgagtgagtgagtgtttctCAGCTACGcagtcagagagagcgagagcagcgtGAGAGCAGCCTGCAGGAGAGTGAGTGCAGGAGACTGCCTCCTGCCTGAGATAGTTGTGTCATTAAtatcaggggagagagagggaggggggatgggagGGGCTGTGTTGCGTAATTCCACCACTCCATACCAGCAGCAAAGTCAAACATTTAAAGAGAAAGTAGGAAGGCAGAGTTCTGACTGAGCTGCAGTCCTTTTAAAAGTCAGCCCATTTCCCTGAACAGACAAGTGAGTCASTACAAAGGAATTAAGATTCTCTCCTGTAGATTCTCTCCCCCATCTTGTTGTTTTGCTGTTTTGTGTTCTTGGATATTTAGCCTGAACTAGGACACTAAGCCCTTTCTGAAGTGGTAAAAGTGGTTGGTTTGAGGGTCTTAGAGGGTTGATACTAGATCACCTGAACAGAGAGAAAGGCTATGGTCCTGCATTGCACTTGTTTCATCTCCGAGCTCCAATCTC encodes:
- the LOC112072539 gene encoding LOW QUALITY PROTEIN: fibroleukin-like (The sequence of the model RefSeq protein was modified relative to this genomic sequence to represent the inferred CDS: deleted 2 bases in 2 codons), producing MRLVVLCVVASTTLLLAVPWSSAADPGDGAQRWDKVQDKPGTGEVSGGCPVRMKPSGQCGEEDDCPYQITLPPLTIQLPKQFRMLEKTMKELQSLKETVNRLKRDCLECRQQADQSLQRDSGEAAGGPGTGMGPGFLEIQSSTSKEERGDGGTNTGPDGDGIGTRTGSGTGKGTGSTSGSVFGMQVKMNKMSSSLRNARGQITALQGRLEELSLINMRNVEAMVDSKVENITGVINKLSNNCNHQCAVQPSPQFIIAPKDCSDYNMLKERRNGVYRVTPDPRNGTFEVYCDMESFGGSWTLVQQRLNGTVSFNRSWAEYKRGFGDPRGEFWLGNDRIHLLTKAKDMVLRIELEDFQGVREYAKFDQFYVANEFLRYRLSISGYSGTAGNALHMNKHFNHDQKFFTTPDRDNDMYPSGNCGAYYSSGWWFDACMSANLNGKYYHKRYKGVRNGIFWGTWHNMSSEAYPTNYRQAFKTVKMMIRPKNYAP